In the genome of Lysobacter sp. 5GHs7-4, the window CGACCGCGCCGCGGCGCTCAAGCTGGCCGAGGAGCACGCCTGGCTGATGGCTAAGGAAGTGCAGGCCAGCGGCGTGGACCTGAGTTTCGCGCCGGTGGTCGACCTGGGCCGCGGCAATCTGGCCATCGGCAACCGCGCCTTCGACGCCGATCCGCAGATCGTGGCCGAATTCACCCGCGCCTACGTGCGCGGCATGCACGCCGCTGGCATGGCCGCCACGCTCAAGCACTTTCCGGGCCACGGCTCGGTGCTGGAGGACACGCACTTCGACAACGCGGTCGATCAGCGCAGCCTCGACGAAATGCGCGCCACCGACCTGATTCCGTTCGTCGCCGGCATCGAGGCCAAGGCCGATGCGGTGATGATGGCGCACGTGGTGTATCCGCAGGTCGCGCCCGAGCCGGCCGGTTACTCGCCGCGCTGGATCGAGCAGATCCTGCGCAAGGAGATGGGCTTCCGCGGCGTGGTCTTCAGCGACGACATCGGCATGGCTGCGGCGTTCTCGGTCGGCGGCGTAAAGTCGCGCATCGATGCGCACCTGGATGCGGGCTGCGACGTGGTACTGGTCTGTCATCCGAAGCTGGTCGAGGAATCGCTGACCGCGGTCGAGGGCCGCACGCTCAACACCATGGCGTTGACCGGTCTGATCGGACGCGGCGCGATGGGCTGGGACGGCTTGCTGGCCGACCAGCGCTATGGCGAAAGCCGCGGCCGCGTCGAGGGACTGGCTTGATGAGCGCCAAGACCGGTAACGGCCCCGATCTGGCCGCGGCGCTGCAAAACGCCGACCTGCTGTTCGACCGCGCCACCCTGGAGCAGGCGATCGCGCGCATGGCGCAGACCATGCGCGGCGACTACGCCGGCGAGCGTCCGGTTTATCTGACCGTGATGCACGGCGGCCTGCCGTTCGCCGCGCAGCTGGCGATGGAGTTGGGCGAACGCGGCCTGGACCTGGAGTTCGACTACCTGCACGCGACCCGTTACCGCGGCGCGACCTCGGGCGGCGAACTGGTGTGGAAGCACCGTCCGGCCACGCCCTTGCGCGGCCGCCGCGTGCTGCTGGCCGACGACATCCTCGACGAAGGCCACACCCTGCACGCGATCCGCGAGTGGTGCCTGCTCGAAGGCGCCAGCGAAGTGCGCATCGCCGCGCTCGCGGTCAAGGCCCACAACCGCTGCGTGCCCGGTATCTGCGCCGATTACGTCGGCGTGGAAGTGCCGGACCGCTACGTGTTCGGCTACGGCATGGACTACCACGAGCAGGGTCGCAACCTGCCCGCGATCTACGCATTGAAGGATTGAGATGAGCGAGGCAGGCATCGAACTGGCGATCATCGGCGGCACCGGTCTGTACAAGCTGGCCGAGCTCACCGACGTGGAAACGCATCAGCCGCTCACGCGTTACGGCGCGCCGTCCGGCCCGATCCGCATCGGCCGCCTCGACGGCCGGCGTGTCGCGTTCCTGGCGCGCCACGGCGAAGGCCATTCGCTGCCGCCGCACCTGATCAACTACCGCGCCAATCTGGCCGCGTTGCAGGCGCTGGGCGCGCAACGCGTGCTGGCGCTCAACACCGTCGGCGGCATCACCGAACGTTTCGGTCCGCGCGTGCTCGCCTGTCCGGATCAGCTGATCGACTACACCTGGGGCCGCGTGTCGACGCTGTGCGAGGTCGATGCCGAAGGCCGTGGCGGCGGTGAAGTGTTGCACGTGGATTTCGGCGAGCCGTACACGCGCAACCTGCGTCAGGCGGTGATCGCGGCGGCGCACGACGCCGGCGTGGCGATGGTCGGCGACGGTTGCTACGGCGCGACGCAGGGGCCGCGACTGGAGACGCGCGCGGAGATCGCGCGCATGCGCCGCGACGGCTGCGATCTGGTCGGCATGACCGGTATGCCCGAAGCGGGCCTGGCGCGCGAATTGGGATTGGACTACGCCTGCCTGGCGATCGTCGCCAACTGGGCGGCCGGCGCCGGTCCGGATCCGGACGAAGTGATCACGCTGCAGGACGTGCTCGATCATGTCGCCGCGGCGACGGCTGAATTGCCGAAATTGCTGGCCGCGCTGCTGGCAAAGTGATCGACATCGCAAATTTTCTGACGCTCAGCGTCAGTCGGGCGGGGTGTCGGCGCCGCATCGTCGTCGATTCGCGTGCGAACGCTTGTCATCATCCTGTTCAGTTTGCATATACTCGCGATGCGTCTCGGTCGCCCCGACGCGATGGCGCACGACAAACGCATCCAGCATGAGGTCAATAAGGATATGCAGTACGGCACCGTGAAATGGTTCAACGACGCCAAGGGCTTCGGCTTCATCTCGCCCGAAGATGGCAGCGCTGATGTCTTCGTCCACTTCTCCGCTATCGCTGCGAAGGGATTCCGCAGCCTGCAGGAAGGCCAGCGCGTCAGTTATCAACTGACCCAGGGTCCGAAGGGCGCGCAAGCGTCCGAAGTGACGCCTGCCGCGTGATCGATTTGCTAGCCCGGTCGTCGCAGACGCGACATTCGCCGATGCGATCCGACTCGGACTGTTTCCAAGGCCCCGCTCAGGCGGGGCCTTTTTCTTGGCGCGACCATGCATGCGTTCGCTGCATCGCCGGTCGCGCCTGGTGGAGCCGCGCATGAGCGCCTCATTGCGTATCGGCATCGTCGGCTACGGCAGCGGCGGCCAGGCGGCGGCGCTGCTGCTCTGCCGCGACGGCCACCGGGTCGAAGTGTTCGAGCGCGCACCGGTGCTCGGTCCGGTCGGCGCCGGCTTCCTGCTCCAGCCCACCGGCCTGAGCGTGCTGTGGGAGCTGGGCCTGCTCGACGCCGCCTTGGGCTATGGCGCACGCGTGCGCCGGCTGCACGGCGAGACCGTGGCCGGACGCGCGGTGATGGACATGCGCTACCGCGAACTGCATCGGCGCTATTTCGGTCTGGGGCTGCAACGCGGCGCCTTGTTCGCACTGCTGGATGCCGCCTGGGACGAAGGCCGACAGGTGCATTGCGGCCGCACCATCGTCGCCGTCGACCACGCACGTGGCATCTTGCGCGACGACGGTGGCGACGAGCACGGTCCCTACGACCTGGTGATCGTCGCCAACGGCGCGGCCTCGCTGCTGCGCGCGGACGTGGCGCAGCCGGCCCTGGATCGCCCCTATCCCTGGGGCGCGCAATGGTGCCTGGTCGAGCGCGGCGACTGGGCCTGGCGCGACGAACTGCGACAGCGCTACGTCGGCGCGCGGCGCATGGTCGGCATGTTGCCGGTCGGCCGCAGTCCCGGCGATGCCAGCGAACGTCTGAGTTTCTTCTGGAGCCTGCCGGTGGCGGCGCTGGACAGCGATGCGGTCCAGGACGAGGGCGCCTGGCGTACCGCGGTCGCGGCGGTGTGGCCGCAAGCGGCCGAACGTCTGCGCGACACCGCGGTGCCGCAGGGCCTGGCGCAGGCGCGTTACCGCGACGCGGTCGTGCGGCGCTGGCACCGCGATCGCAGCGTGCTGCTGGGCGACGCCGCGCACGCGATGAGCCCGCAGCTGGGGCAGGGCGTGAACATGGCGCTGCTGGACGCGCTGGCGCTGCGCGACGCCTTGCGCGCCGCGCCCGGCGTTCCGCAGGCCCTGGCGCAGTACCAGCGTCAGCGCCGCGCGCACGTCGGCGTCTATCACTTCTGGAGCCGCTGGCTCACGCCGCTGTTCCAGTCCGAACACGACCGCATCGCGGCGCTGCGCGACCGCGTGTTCCATCCGCTGTCGCGCCTGCCTGGCGGACGCGGGCAGACGCTGCGCGTGCTCACCGGCCTGCGCAGCGGCTGGTTCGGCGCGCTGCCGCTGGCGCCGGCGTTCCTGGAAGCGCTGGACCAGC includes:
- the nagZ gene encoding beta-N-acetylhexosaminidase, which codes for MLVIGVAGTELTAQERDWLQHDACAGVILFTRNFASRAQVAELSAAIRAAAPRPQLICVDQEGGRVQRFREGYSALPALDGFGRLYASDRAAALKLAEEHAWLMAKEVQASGVDLSFAPVVDLGRGNLAIGNRAFDADPQIVAEFTRAYVRGMHAAGMAATLKHFPGHGSVLEDTHFDNAVDQRSLDEMRATDLIPFVAGIEAKADAVMMAHVVYPQVAPEPAGYSPRWIEQILRKEMGFRGVVFSDDIGMAAAFSVGGVKSRIDAHLDAGCDVVLVCHPKLVEESLTAVEGRTLNTMALTGLIGRGAMGWDGLLADQRYGESRGRVEGLA
- a CDS encoding hypoxanthine-guanine phosphoribosyltransferase, which codes for MSAKTGNGPDLAAALQNADLLFDRATLEQAIARMAQTMRGDYAGERPVYLTVMHGGLPFAAQLAMELGERGLDLEFDYLHATRYRGATSGGELVWKHRPATPLRGRRVLLADDILDEGHTLHAIREWCLLEGASEVRIAALAVKAHNRCVPGICADYVGVEVPDRYVFGYGMDYHEQGRNLPAIYALKD
- a CDS encoding S-methyl-5'-thioinosine phosphorylase, with the protein product MSEAGIELAIIGGTGLYKLAELTDVETHQPLTRYGAPSGPIRIGRLDGRRVAFLARHGEGHSLPPHLINYRANLAALQALGAQRVLALNTVGGITERFGPRVLACPDQLIDYTWGRVSTLCEVDAEGRGGGEVLHVDFGEPYTRNLRQAVIAAAHDAGVAMVGDGCYGATQGPRLETRAEIARMRRDGCDLVGMTGMPEAGLARELGLDYACLAIVANWAAGAGPDPDEVITLQDVLDHVAAATAELPKLLAALLAK
- a CDS encoding cold-shock protein: MQYGTVKWFNDAKGFGFISPEDGSADVFVHFSAIAAKGFRSLQEGQRVSYQLTQGPKGAQASEVTPAA
- a CDS encoding NAD(P)/FAD-dependent oxidoreductase, with the protein product MSASLRIGIVGYGSGGQAAALLLCRDGHRVEVFERAPVLGPVGAGFLLQPTGLSVLWELGLLDAALGYGARVRRLHGETVAGRAVMDMRYRELHRRYFGLGLQRGALFALLDAAWDEGRQVHCGRTIVAVDHARGILRDDGGDEHGPYDLVIVANGAASLLRADVAQPALDRPYPWGAQWCLVERGDWAWRDELRQRYVGARRMVGMLPVGRSPGDASERLSFFWSLPVAALDSDAVQDEGAWRTAVAAVWPQAAERLRDTAVPQGLAQARYRDAVVRRWHRDRSVLLGDAAHAMSPQLGQGVNMALLDALALRDALRAAPGVPQALAQYQRQRRAHVGVYHFWSRWLTPLFQSEHDRIAALRDRVFHPLSRLPGGRGQTLRVLTGLRSGWFGALPLAPAFLEALDQRSADEG